From a single Carassius gibelio isolate Cgi1373 ecotype wild population from Czech Republic chromosome A18, carGib1.2-hapl.c, whole genome shotgun sequence genomic region:
- the LOC127933847 gene encoding centromere protein N encodes MDPQVRSVLRRVIRRIPNKNIENLLKKWNCLSTDQLCALDYTRPKWMIVELVASFCEDNSLNLKQITNLEMMYHIENPDQGVWHACQLTEAQDDAVCVDLTQFKEQFKAHLHGVVRHISIKMKKHEDEAIWIRIAWGDNFSKPNHLKPTYVVHHLHTSYVFISNLMAKHKIFLCQALVMATKHGSIKDGHLSTRSLTGMRELLLRRYQQVFPNAHSRILQERNTLPSHPCIGKEHSGHEDMRHQMSCEAFGHGPTPKLETAVYRLETRYRGNGNQTLSDREEFFRGVVRFSSSSLLDSLRHCVASGMAEGPVTPLLSAITQRGRNYFVITDKGPSVSSQASAQRA; translated from the exons ATGGACCCACAAGTCAGATCTGTTCTACGTCGGGTAATCCGGAGAATACCgaacaaaaatatagaaaatctTTTGAAGAAATGGAATTGTTTATCTACAGATCAGCTCTGTGCCCTTGATTACACAAGACCCAAATGGATGATAGTGGAACTTGTCGCCAGCTTCTGTGAG GATAACAGTCTTAACCTGAAGCAGATCACTAATTTGGAAATGATGT ATCATATAGAAAACCCTGATCAAGGCGTGTGGCATGCATGTCAGCTTACTGAAGCACAGG ATGATGCAGTGTGTGTAGATCTGACACAGTTCAAAGAGCAGTTTAAAGCACACTTGCATGGGGTCGTTCGGCAT ATTTCCATTAAGATGAAGAAACATGAGGATGAGGCTATATGGATTCGGATTGCCTGGGGTGACAACTTCAGCAAACCCAACCACCTCAAGCCAACTTATGTTGTGCACCACCTTCACACTTCCTATGTGTTTATATCCAACCTCATGgccaaacacaagatatttctgTGTCAG GCATTAGTAATGGCAACTAAACATGGCTCTATAAAGGATGGACACCTGAGCACCAGGAGTCTCACTGGAATGAGGGAGTTACTTCTGAGACGCTACCAGCAG GTTTTTCCAAATGCACACTCAAGGATCCTACAGGAAAGAAACACCCTTCCATCTC ATCCCTGTATTGGAAAAGAACACAGTGGTCATGAAGACATGAGGCATCAGATGTCCTGTGAGGCGTTTGGACATGGTCCTACACCAAAGCTAGAAACAGCAGTGtacaga cTTGAGACAAGGTACAGGGGAAATGGCAACCAAACCCTCAGTGACAGAGAGGAGTTCTTCAGAGGGGTGGTCAGGTTCTCAAGCAGCAGTCTGCTAGACTCCTTGCGTCACTGTGTTGCTTCAG GCATGGCTGAAGGTCCAGTCACTCCGCTATTGTCAGCCATCACTCAGAGAGGAAGGAATTATTTTGTTATCACAGACAAAGGCCCTAGTGTTTCCAGCCAAGCATCAGCACAGAGAGCCTGA
- the LOC127934291 gene encoding ATM interactor-like — MAASTINSNSHHKGQKCNEKLPLQGREIVKPSITELTKEVRTNILCTVEGCGKILPNTPALNMHLVKSHRIKEGLVNPTIRKDIKESQKLYCCPIEGCPRGSNRPFSQFSLVKQHFMKMHAEKKHKCLKCSNGYSTEWDLRRHAEDCGRTYSCTCGCPYASRAALLSHIYRTGHELPKEHRYPPVKKRKMERLSSSATNLMSDELINEIPDCMKKLSEGVVPNILFSGASDTAQHKIDHPRNTQKLLLLKPKVALVNFPIMQFTHLPVLLPSAESSALRSLVLSVDAQGSISTVHILAPSVSTVVPDVNNKTFKESFPVHTSGPETNSTGVQVNLENQDSVGDPVDLGSRNKSTSTNIQTDLRYLNKGMDAGPLTASHCCEASVSSCSQTDISVNAQIQLPVNVQSQTQPSRFKATFSIGAQTDVFSFSSFNVTRETQTSCSTAPGDESQMDQAMCTNLFDSDTLSVSTQTAVADAHFRASGLEDHLTSTGAGFFEDKTSASMCFGAQTDILHQNTVADNQTQTMILFRDLENILSDSMTGAASGCPSGLPATHEPHHTGIDFDFEEFLNATHIQTQTEESALNSLNTATLELLDIETQTDFLLFDNLGNGHNGDVGTRVQPSDLELEMFDTQTQTDLNFLLDTGGHMPLGSILRQSSFSMSTESSDTETQTDVRPAPLSLPCSHDGQVRLSSAETQTVSSSFQSLGHLFHTSNETQTAVDDFLSADLAWNMESHFSSVETQTC, encoded by the exons ATGGCTGCGTCAACAATCAACAGTAATAGCCATCACAAAGGGCAAAAATGTAACGAGAAGCTGCCTTTACAAGGCAGAGAGATTGTTAAACCCTCCATAACAGAGCTCACCAAAGAAGTGCGGACCAACATCCTCTGTACGGTGGAAGGATGCGGGAAGATTCTGCCTAACACTCCAGCACTCAACATGCATCTGGTCAAGTCCCACAGAATCAAG GAGGGTCTGGTCAACCCCACAATTAGAAAGGACATCAAGGAATCACAAAAGCTCTACTGTTGCCCAATAGAAGGCTGCCCAAGAGGATCAAACAGACCCTTTTCTCAGTTTTCGCTTGTTAAACAG CACTTTATGAAGATGCATGCAGAAAAGAAGCACAAGTGTTTGAAGTGCAGTAATGGCTACAGCACCGAGTGGGACCTGCGGAGACATGCTGAGGATTGTGGGAGGACATACAGCTGTACATGTGGGTGTCCTTATGCCAGTAGAGCAGCACTGCTCTCTCATATCTACAGAACAGGCCACGAGCTTCCCAAAGAGCACAG GTATCCACCAGTGAAGAAGAGGAAAATGGAAAGATTGTCAAGCAGTGCAACAAATTTGATGTCGGATGAACTAATAAATGAAATTCCAGACTGTATGAAAAAGCTCAGTGAAGGAGTAGTCCCCAACATACTATTCTCGGGAGCCTCAGACACAGCACAACACAAAATAGACCACCCTAGAAACACCCAGAAACTCCTTCTCCTGAAGCCCAAAGTGGCCCTAGTCAACTTTCCTATTATGCAGTTCACCCACCTGCCTGTTCTCCTCCCCTCTGCGGAAAGTAGTGCCTTGAGGTCGTTGGTCTTGTCTGTGGATGCGCAAGGGTCTATAAGCACTGTGCATATTTTGGCACCGTCAGTCAGCACAGTGGTGCCTGATGTGAACAATAAGACATTCAAAGAGTCCTTTCCTGTGCATACATCAGGCCCAGAAACAAATAGCACAGGGGTACAGGTCAATCTTGAGAATCAAGACTCTGTGGGAGATCCAGTGGATCTTGGATCCAGAAACAAAAGCACTTCAACAAACATTCAAACTGACTTAAGATACCTCAACAAAGGGATGGATGCTGGACCATTGACTGCTTCCCACTGCTGTGAGGCCTCAGTGTCCTCTTGTTCTCAGACAGACATCAGTGTAAACGCTCAGATTCAGCTGCCTGTCAATGTGCAATCCCAGACGCAACCCTCGCGATTCAAAGCCACGTTTTCCATTGGAGCACAGACAGATGTTTTCAGCTTCTCTTCCTTTAATGTGACCCGAGAAACACAAACAAGCTGTTCTACAGCCCCAGGGGATGAAAGCCAAATGGACCAAGCAATGTGCACAAATCTTTTCGATTCTGATACTCTGAGTGTCTCCACTCAGACTGCAGTGGCTGATGCACATTTCAGAGCTAGTGGTCTAGAAGATCATCTGACCAGCACTGGAGCTGGGTTTTTTGAGGACAAGACTTCTGCATCCATGTGTTTTGGGGCCCAGACTGACATTTTGCATCAAAACACAGTAGCAGACAACCAGACACAAACCATGATACTCTTTCGTGACCTTGAAAATATACTTTCTGACAGCATGACCGGGGCAGCTTCAGGCTGTCCCTCCGGTTTACCTGCTACGCATGAACCGCATCACACTGGCATTGACTTTGACTTTGAAGAGTTCCTTAATGCGACACACATTCAGACACAGACGGAAGAAAGTGCTTTGAACAGTCTGAACACAGCAACATTGGAACTCCTAGATATTGAGACACAGACTGACTTCCTGCTCTTCGACAACCTTGGTAATGGGCACAACGGTGACGTTGGAACAAGGGTGCAACCAAGTGATCTGGAGCTTGAGATGTTTGACACTCAGACCCAGACAGACCTCAACTTCCTGCTAGACACAGGTGGGCACATGCCCCTTGGCAGTATCCTCAGACAGTCTAGTTTCAGCATGAGCACCGAGTCCTCAGACACAGAAACACAGACTGATGTCAGGCCTGCTCCACTTTCTCTGCCATGCTCCCATGATGGGCAGGTGAGGCTCAGCAGTGCTGAAACCCAGACTGTATCTAGTTCCTTTCAGAGCCTTGGCCACCTCTTCCACACTAGCAATGAGACCCAAACAGCAGTGGATGACTTCCTTTCAGCTGACTTGGCCTGGAACATGGAGTCTCACTTTAGCTCGGTGGAAACCCAAACGTGTTAG